A region from the candidate division WOR-3 bacterium genome encodes:
- a CDS encoding DUF488 domain-containing protein: MVKEIFTIGHSNRKIDEFIDILLFYKIKNLVDIRRFPSSKKFFWFNKENLEKELKKHNILYFWLGEELGGFRGEGYENYMNTQNYKSGIEKLIDISKERSCIMCAEKLFFRCHRKFLSKTLKELNYKVIHILDKNKFFEFK; encoded by the coding sequence ATTGTAAAGGAAATTTTTACAATTGGACATTCAAACAGAAAGATAGATGAGTTCATTGACATACTTTTATTTTATAAGATTAAAAATCTCGTTGATATTAGAAGATTTCCTTCATCTAAAAAATTTTTTTGGTTTAACAAAGAAAACCTTGAAAAAGAGCTTAAAAAACATAATATACTATATTTCTGGCTTGGAGAAGAGCTGGGTGGATTCAGAGGAGAAGGTTATGAAAATTATATGAATACTCAAAATTATAAGTCAGGAATTGAAAAACTTATTGATATATCGAAGGAAAGGTCCTGTATTATGTGTGCTGAAAAATTATTTTTTAGGTGTCACAGAAAATTTTTATCTAAAACCCTTAAAGAATTAAATTATAAAGTTATACATATATTGGATAAGAATAAATTTTTTGAATTTAAATGA
- a CDS encoding DUF4388 domain-containing protein, with product MALVGDLRDVKIEDILKFIKRLSKSGKLIIDGATRKGEIYFTKGMIVAVKKQGESIKKEHLEQEVLELLRQEEGTFTLEPTEEQMDTVSFIDPDEVILKL from the coding sequence ATGGCACTTGTAGGTGATCTTAGGGATGTAAAAATTGAAGATATTTTGAAATTTATAAAAAGGCTCTCAAAATCCGGAAAGCTAATTATAGATGGTGCCACAAGAAAAGGTGAGATATATTTTACAAAGGGAATGATTGTTGCTGTTAAGAAACAGGGAGAAAGCATAAAAAAGGAACATCTTGAACAGGAAGTTCTTGAACTTTTAAGACAGGAAGAAGGAACTTTTACCCTTGAGCCAACAGAAGAACAGATGGATACTGTCTCTTTTATTGACCCAGATGAGGTAATTTTGAAATTGTAA
- a CDS encoding response regulator: protein MKPEKRILIVEDEKVLGMTLYDILFSATGTFEVVLCETAEEGLEKIKEKKFDLIVSDLKLPGHMNGMDLLKAAKEISPDTHLILMTAYGSDAVRKEAENIGVEAYFEKPFKLKEFLSRVLKILGVEIKKE, encoded by the coding sequence ATGAAACCTGAAAAAAGAATTTTAATTGTAGAAGATGAAAAAGTGCTCGGGATGACTCTTTATGATATACTCTTTTCAGCAACAGGAACTTTTGAAGTTGTTCTATGTGAAACTGCTGAAGAGGGTTTAGAAAAGATTAAGGAAAAAAAGTTTGACCTTATAGTTTCGGATTTAAAACTTCCCGGGCATATGAACGGAATGGATCTTTTGAAGGCTGCAAAGGAAATAAGCCCTGATACTCACCTAATTTTAATGACTGCTTATGGTTCAGATGCTGTAAGAAAGGAAGCTGAAAATATTGGTGTTGAGGCATACTTTGAAAAACCCTTTAAACTGAAAGAGTTTCTCTCAAGAGTTCTTAAAATTCTCGGGGTTGAAATAAAAAAGGAGTAA
- a CDS encoding HAMP domain-containing sensor histidine kinase, translating to MDTGILLSFLKEISAETDLERVRRFLDAFLRNFFKGYLSFDVFIGEKEEEIKPLFRKYENENKIKDFLFGLKEATLYPVGSTPFNEITGPECNYLFYFPFYHFGKLFGFILIDFRDNLSEEVFNDLKLLSSFIGPLFFSSYLHKKRKESIERLELSYDLVLFSTRVLDEDRLLEYVIKNIYENIQDIESVCFYRVKGNVLIPVMFRGKREFEILNIEFSFPGEAIKKMKTVLKERELAILVPTKDFVHGVLYIKRKRGIFDEEEIKTFEMISNTLSIAIENINFIKEIRERKETLEEEIKYLVERRSQEEKMAFIGKVTAGLIHELKNLISGVLGVSEIIELKVKDEKIKELIKALKEEGEIMNYILISLLEISKPFKLNITLNFLNEIVQKIVSISHFFVKGKNIEFFIDIPDDIKLLCDEIKFELTLLNLIKNSIEAIEKEGKIFINFKKNKDFVLEIEDTGKGIESKYLDKIFEPFFTTKEKGAGLGLSFVKKVIEAHGFTIDVSSIIGKGTKFMIHIPEKFIKGSNPIINKKYET from the coding sequence ATGGATACAGGAATTCTCCTTTCTTTTTTAAAAGAGATTTCAGCAGAGACTGATCTTGAAAGGGTTAGGAGATTCCTTGATGCTTTTTTAAGGAATTTTTTTAAAGGTTATTTATCCTTTGATGTATTTATTGGTGAAAAAGAAGAAGAGATAAAGCCTTTATTCAGAAAGTATGAGAATGAAAATAAAATTAAGGATTTTCTTTTCGGTTTAAAGGAGGCTACCCTTTATCCAGTGGGGAGTACTCCTTTTAATGAAATTACAGGTCCAGAGTGTAATTACCTTTTTTATTTTCCTTTTTATCACTTTGGAAAACTTTTTGGTTTTATATTGATTGATTTCAGGGATAATCTTTCAGAGGAGGTTTTTAATGACCTTAAACTCCTTTCCTCCTTTATAGGTCCTTTATTTTTTTCTTCTTACTTACATAAAAAGAGGAAAGAATCAATAGAAAGGCTTGAATTGAGTTATGACCTTGTTCTATTTTCAACAAGGGTTTTAGATGAAGATAGGCTTCTTGAATATGTTATAAAAAATATTTACGAAAATATTCAAGATATTGAATCTGTGTGTTTTTACAGGGTTAAGGGTAATGTTTTAATTCCGGTTATGTTCAGGGGTAAAAGGGAGTTTGAGATATTAAATATAGAGTTTTCTTTTCCAGGCGAAGCAATTAAGAAAATGAAAACAGTTTTAAAAGAAAGGGAACTTGCAATACTTGTCCCTACAAAGGATTTTGTTCATGGTGTTCTTTATATAAAAAGGAAAAGGGGAATTTTTGATGAAGAAGAAATTAAAACCTTTGAGATGATTTCAAATACTTTATCTATTGCAATTGAAAATATAAATTTTATAAAGGAAATAAGGGAAAGAAAGGAAACGCTTGAAGAGGAAATCAAATATCTTGTTGAAAGAAGATCTCAGGAAGAGAAGATGGCTTTTATAGGAAAAGTAACAGCAGGATTAATTCATGAACTTAAGAATTTAATTTCAGGAGTTTTGGGGGTTAGTGAAATAATAGAGTTAAAGGTTAAGGATGAAAAAATTAAAGAACTTATAAAAGCATTAAAGGAAGAAGGAGAGATAATGAACTATATTTTAATATCTCTACTTGAAATATCAAAACCTTTCAAACTCAATATAACTTTAAACTTTTTAAATGAAATTGTTCAAAAAATAGTCTCAATTTCCCATTTTTTTGTTAAAGGTAAAAATATAGAGTTTTTTATAGATATACCTGATGATATAAAATTACTTTGTGATGAGATAAAGTTTGAACTTACCCTTTTAAATCTTATTAAGAATTCAATTGAAGCAATTGAAAAGGAGGGTAAAATTTTTATTAATTTTAAAAAGAATAAGGATTTTGTTCTTGAAATTGAAGATACTGGTAAAGGAATAGAGAGTAAATATTTAGATAAAATTTTTGAACCCTTTTTTACTACAAAGGAAAAAGGAGCAGGACTTGGACTTTCTTTTGTAAAAAAAGTAATAGAAGCTCATGGATTTACTATTGATGTTTCAAGTATAATAGGAAAAGGAACAAAATTTATGATTCATATTCCGGAAAAATTTATAAAAGGTTCAAACCCTATTATTAATAAAAAATATGAAACCTGA
- a CDS encoding phosphatase PAP2 family protein, with amino-acid sequence MILLIFLIFDNSFDRSVRDIFQRNRTPFLDKTFLVITESADKDFFLLTHVLLSTLFSEHERDDAKLSFIGVSSVSFFTLLIKYITRRERPSGGNGNPFNSSFPSGHASGSFAFSYILSKRHKNLTIPLFLWSSLVGVSRIYLDRHWATDVLAGSLLGISFGIIIMKYESNLLKFKIK; translated from the coding sequence ATGATTCTTTTAATTTTTTTAATTTTTGATAATTCCTTTGATAGAAGTGTAAGGGATATCTTTCAGAGGAACAGAACCCCTTTTCTTGATAAAACTTTTTTAGTTATAACGGAAAGTGCTGATAAGGATTTTTTCCTTTTAACTCATGTTTTACTTTCCACTCTTTTTTCAGAACATGAAAGGGATGACGCAAAGCTCTCTTTTATTGGAGTAAGCTCTGTTTCTTTTTTTACACTTTTGATTAAATATATTACAAGAAGGGAAAGACCTTCGGGTGGAAATGGAAACCCTTTCAATTCTTCCTTTCCCTCAGGCCATGCATCCGGTTCTTTTGCTTTTTCCTATATTTTATCTAAAAGGCATAAAAATTTAACTATTCCACTTTTTTTATGGTCAAGTCTTGTTGGAGTTTCACGAATATACTTGGATAGACACTGGGCAACAGATGTTTTAGCAGGTTCACTTCTTGGTATTTCTTTTGGTATAATTATAATGAAATACGAAAGTAATTTATTAAAATTTAAAATTAAATAA
- a CDS encoding metallophosphoesterase family protein: MRYLVISDIHSNYEALSKVIEVAKKEGYDEILCLGDIIGYGADPNLCTDFIRENSKLTVCGNHDYSLINYEERNNLNEYALKAIEWTEKVLTYENRKFIEKLNFKEEVNEEIDIVHTAPSEPESFIYIFSLEEAIFEFQSIDKRITFFGHSHIPVIFKRKKEGEYQKFGFQDIFYENKKDFFIFKFSLEKDTDYLINPGSVGQPRDGDPRASFLIFDLEKKEIMFYRVLYDVEKARKKIIEAGLPQFLGDRLLYGR, translated from the coding sequence ATGAGGTATCTTGTAATTTCTGATATACATTCTAATTATGAAGCCTTAAGCAAAGTAATTGAAGTGGCTAAAAAAGAAGGTTACGATGAGATTTTATGCCTGGGTGATATAATAGGTTACGGAGCTGATCCAAATTTATGTACCGATTTTATAAGGGAAAATTCAAAACTTACTGTTTGTGGTAACCATGATTACTCTTTGATAAATTATGAAGAAAGAAATAACCTTAATGAGTATGCGTTAAAAGCAATTGAGTGGACTGAAAAAGTTTTAACATATGAGAACAGAAAATTCATAGAAAAATTGAATTTTAAGGAAGAAGTTAATGAGGAAATTGATATTGTTCATACAGCCCCTTCAGAGCCAGAGTCCTTTATATATATCTTTTCTCTTGAAGAGGCAATTTTTGAATTTCAAAGTATAGATAAGAGAATTACCTTTTTTGGTCACTCCCACATACCAGTGATTTTTAAAAGAAAAAAGGAAGGAGAATATCAAAAATTTGGGTTTCAGGATATTTTTTATGAAAATAAAAAGGATTTTTTTATTTTTAAATTTTCTTTGGAAAAGGATACAGATTATCTTATTAATCCAGGCAGTGTTGGTCAACCGAGAGATGGTGATCCAAGAGCTTCTTTTTTAATTTTTGATTTAGAAAAAAAAGAGATTATGTTTTACAGGGTTTTATATGATGTTGAAAAAGCAAGAAAAAAGATAATTGAAGCTGGTTTGCCACAATTTTTAGGTGATAGGCTTCTTTACGGAAGATGA
- the nusB gene encoding transcription antitermination factor NusB yields the protein MKSLRIRFKKKTKARLLAINLLYRFELLGDNPLELIEKEKGEESSLAREYLEKILKNLNVIDDLIKKNLKNWDFERILPYEKSILRFGVGEILFYPDTPLNVIIEELLKIANRFIDENAVKFINGVLDSIGKSIRK from the coding sequence ATGAAATCCTTAAGAATTAGATTCAAGAAAAAAACTAAGGCAAGACTTTTGGCTATAAATTTACTTTATAGATTTGAGCTTTTAGGAGATAACCCCCTTGAATTGATTGAGAAAGAAAAAGGTGAAGAGAGTTCTCTTGCACGGGAATATTTAGAAAAAATTTTAAAAAATTTAAATGTTATAGATGATTTAATAAAAAAAAATTTAAAAAACTGGGATTTTGAGAGGATTTTACCCTATGAAAAATCAATATTGAGGTTTGGAGTGGGTGAAATACTTTTTTATCCAGATACTCCTTTAAATGTTATAATTGAAGAACTTTTAAAAATTGCCAATAGATTTATAGATGAAAATGCGGTTAAATTTATAAACGGTGTCCTTGATAGTATTGGGAAATCTATAAGAAAATGA
- the hisC gene encoding histidinol-phosphate transaminase, translated as MKEKICKLIKEHLVDLTPYEPGKPIEEVKRELGLSEVIKLASNENLYGVSPIALKAMRKFLREMNYYPDDTSYYLRKKIAEKHNVSEDEVLIGNGSVELLYYIGMAFIDNKVSVIFNTGSFPMYKIVSKIFNAKIIEVPLKEENLACDPVKIAENLKDDTKVIFLANPNNPTGTSFSHEEALYLLKKVKEDTLVIFDEAYNHFVESKDFPDSMKLYREYENLIIIRTLSKAYGLAGLRIGYLLARPEIINALLKVKIPFNVNRLAQIVALYALDDEKFLEKSRKRIKKEKEFLYRNFDKMNLFYLKSDTNFIFVRFNMDERKIYEELLKRGIITRPLPRSIFPNSLRITVGRRKDNIKLIKALHEILKN; from the coding sequence ATGAAGGAAAAAATTTGTAAATTAATCAAAGAGCATTTAGTTGACCTTACACCTTATGAGCCAGGAAAACCAATAGAAGAGGTTAAAAGGGAACTTGGTCTTTCTGAAGTTATAAAATTAGCATCAAATGAAAATCTTTATGGAGTTTCTCCAATTGCTTTAAAAGCTATGAGAAAATTTTTAAGGGAAATGAATTATTATCCTGATGATACCTCATACTATTTAAGAAAAAAAATTGCAGAAAAACACAATGTTAGTGAAGATGAAGTGCTTATAGGTAATGGTTCAGTTGAACTTCTTTACTATATTGGTATGGCTTTTATTGATAATAAAGTTTCAGTCATTTTTAATACTGGTTCTTTTCCAATGTATAAAATAGTTTCAAAAATTTTCAATGCTAAAATTATTGAAGTTCCTTTAAAAGAAGAAAATTTGGCCTGTGACCCTGTTAAAATTGCAGAAAATTTAAAAGATGATACGAAAGTTATATTTTTAGCAAATCCAAATAACCCTACTGGAACAAGTTTTTCCCATGAAGAAGCTTTATATCTTTTAAAAAAGGTGAAAGAAGATACTCTTGTTATATTTGATGAAGCTTACAATCATTTTGTAGAAAGTAAAGATTTCCCCGATAGTATGAAGCTTTACAGAGAATATGAAAATCTTATAATTATAAGGACACTTTCAAAGGCTTATGGACTAGCAGGTTTAAGAATTGGATATTTACTTGCAAGACCAGAAATAATAAATGCCCTTTTAAAAGTTAAAATTCCTTTTAATGTGAATAGATTAGCTCAAATTGTAGCTCTTTATGCTCTTGATGATGAAAAATTTTTAGAAAAATCAAGAAAAAGGATTAAAAAGGAAAAGGAATTTTTATACAGGAATTTTGATAAAATGAACCTATTTTATTTAAAATCAGATACCAATTTTATTTTTGTAAGGTTTAATATGGATGAAAGAAAAATTTATGAGGAACTTCTTAAAAGAGGCATAATAACAAGACCTTTACCAAGGAGTATTTTTCCAAATTCTTTAAGAATTACGGTTGGAAGAAGAAAGGATAACATAAAACTTATTAAAGCCCTTCATGAAATCCTTAAGAATTAG
- a CDS encoding MBL fold metallo-hydrolase — protein MKIVPLGADSLGTRSFSLFIETGDLKIIVDPSCALAPRRNNYPPSPLEIKKLNETYRKIREHVKESDIVIITHYHNDHFPFFDTDIFINKRLLIKDYKRDMNHMQIIRAKRFIEDLEKRGIKYFFADSKDFIFGKTKITFSNGLWHGKEKKQGKVIGFFLEEEEKVFYSSDTQGLWDLNLKDFLRGKRIDYFFLDGPSLYQSKKKDIEEFINDLSDFLKENEKSKVIIDHHFIRDLGYKDYIKKLKEIFGERILTCAMFSGEEDSPLESLRREYYEGKNL, from the coding sequence ATGAAAATTGTCCCACTGGGAGCAGATAGTCTTGGAACAAGATCTTTTTCTCTTTTCATTGAAACTGGTGATTTAAAAATTATAGTTGACCCATCCTGTGCCCTTGCACCGAGAAGAAATAATTATCCTCCTTCTCCCCTTGAAATTAAAAAGTTAAATGAAACTTACAGAAAAATAAGGGAGCATGTTAAGGAGAGTGATATTGTGATAATTACCCATTATCATAATGACCATTTTCCTTTTTTTGATACAGATATTTTTATAAATAAAAGACTTCTTATAAAGGATTATAAAAGAGATATGAATCATATGCAGATTATCCGTGCAAAAAGATTTATAGAAGATTTAGAAAAAAGAGGTATTAAATACTTTTTTGCTGATTCAAAGGATTTTATTTTTGGAAAGACAAAAATAACTTTTTCTAATGGACTTTGGCATGGTAAAGAAAAAAAACAAGGTAAAGTTATAGGATTTTTTTTAGAGGAAGAGGAAAAAGTTTTTTATTCCTCGGACACACAGGGTTTATGGGATTTAAACTTAAAAGATTTTTTAAGGGGTAAAAGAATTGATTATTTTTTTCTTGATGGTCCCTCCCTATATCAAAGTAAAAAAAAGGATATAGAAGAATTTATAAATGATCTATCGGATTTTTTAAAGGAAAATGAAAAGAGCAAAGTAATAATTGACCATCATTTTATAAGAGATTTGGGTTATAAGGATTACATTAAAAAATTAAAAGAAATTTTTGGTGAAAGAATTTTAACCTGTGCTATGTTTTCAGGGGAAGAGGATTCCCCTTTGGAAAGCTTAAGGAGGGAATATTATGAAGGAAAAAATTTGTAA
- the rpiB gene encoding ribose 5-phosphate isomerase B, whose protein sequence is MADASKIKIAIGADHRGFKIKEIIKKLLKEKDFEVIDLGSFSEESSDYPDFAIRVGEEIKEGKAHFGILVCMTGIGMMIAANKVKGIRAALCRDEEDAYLARAHNDANVLALGSKNFKDEEELKRIVLKFVETPFEGGRHERRVKKILDYENCPTGSR, encoded by the coding sequence ATGGCTGACGCCTCTAAAATAAAAATTGCTATTGGTGCTGATCACAGGGGTTTCAAAATAAAAGAAATTATAAAAAAACTTTTAAAGGAAAAAGACTTTGAAGTAATTGATCTCGGAAGTTTTTCAGAAGAATCATCTGATTATCCTGACTTCGCAATAAGAGTCGGAGAAGAAATAAAGGAAGGTAAAGCTCATTTTGGAATCCTTGTATGTATGACAGGAATCGGAATGATGATTGCTGCTAATAAGGTGAAGGGAATAAGAGCTGCTTTATGCAGGGATGAAGAAGATGCTTATCTTGCAAGAGCTCATAATGATGCAAATGTTTTAGCTCTCGGCTCAAAGAATTTTAAAGATGAGGAGGAATTAAAAAGGATTGTCCTTAAATTTGTTGAAACTCCTTTTGAAGGTGGAAGACACGAGAGAAGGGTTAAAAAAATTTTGGATTATGAAAATTGTCCCACTGGGAGCAGATAG
- a CDS encoding branched-chain amino acid transaminase, whose product MAGLKEAKYIWMNGEFVPWKDAKIHVLTHALHYASSVFEGIRCYKTKKGSFIFRLKEHIRRLFDSAKIYRMEIPYSMEEIMNACKETVIKNDLSECYIRPIVYRGYHSLGVNPLDCPVEVAIAVWEWGKYLGPEALEKGVDVMVSSWTRIAPNTVPPLAKASGNYANGQLIKMEAVLYGFSEGIALDAMGFVSEGSGENIFAVRDGIIYTPFLDACILPGITRDTVIRLARDAGYEVREVMLPREFLYIADEVFFTGTAAEITPIRSIDKMIIGKGERGPVTKHLQELFFSYVNGEVEDKYGWLTPLK is encoded by the coding sequence ATGGCTGGATTAAAGGAAGCAAAATATATATGGATGAATGGTGAATTTGTGCCATGGAAAGATGCAAAGATACATGTATTAACACATGCTCTTCATTATGCCTCTTCTGTCTTTGAAGGAATAAGGTGTTATAAAACAAAAAAAGGCTCATTTATTTTCAGATTAAAAGAACATATTAGGAGACTTTTTGATTCTGCTAAAATATACAGAATGGAAATACCTTACTCCATGGAAGAAATCATGAATGCCTGTAAAGAGACAGTTATTAAAAATGATTTATCTGAATGTTATATAAGACCAATTGTTTATAGGGGGTATCATTCTCTGGGTGTTAACCCTCTTGATTGTCCTGTTGAAGTTGCCATTGCAGTGTGGGAATGGGGTAAATATTTAGGTCCCGAGGCTCTTGAAAAAGGTGTTGATGTGATGGTTTCTTCCTGGACAAGAATAGCACCAAATACTGTTCCACCTCTTGCTAAAGCTTCTGGAAATTATGCAAATGGACAGCTTATTAAAATGGAAGCAGTTTTATATGGATTTTCAGAAGGGATTGCTCTTGATGCAATGGGATTTGTTTCAGAAGGTTCTGGAGAAAACATATTTGCTGTAAGGGACGGAATAATTTATACTCCTTTTCTTGATGCTTGCATTTTACCTGGTATAACAAGGGATACAGTAATAAGACTTGCTCGTGATGCTGGTTATGAAGTTAGAGAAGTTATGTTACCAAGAGAATTTCTTTATATAGCTGATGAAGTTTTCTTTACAGGAACTGCTGCAGAGATTACACCCATAAGAAGTATTGATAAAATGATAATAGGTAAAGGTGAAAGAGGTCCTGTAACAAAGCATCTTCAGGAACTATTTTTCAGTTATGTAAATGGCGAGGTAGAGGATAAATACGGATGGCTGACGCCTCTAAAATAA
- a CDS encoding cation:proton antiporter, with the protein MESNLAEIAFHLVAQISVIIFFAKIGGEIFERFFKQPAVLGELLAGVLISPFFLGKHINLPHASPLFPLVNSNILGISPELYSLAQVSVIILLFISGVETELSLFLRYSLPAFIVAAGGVIFPFFLGNLFTIWFGFADSFMSPESLFMGAILTATSVGITARILSDLGKINTPEGVTILAAAVVDDVLGILVLTIVISIIDMGHVSINKAIFITFKAISIWLIILIVGILIAKPLTKILKKLKSEGAWLSIILALTYFASYLAESFGLAMIIGAYAIGLAFSTTELKEEIIEDLKGVYHFLVPIFFVVMGMLVDLNSMGKSILFGIVITFIAIITKIFGCGIPALLIRFNFIGALRVGTGMIPRGEVALIVAGVALSRGAITHDIYGVSVMVTAVTTFLAPILLVPILKIRKEGIR; encoded by the coding sequence ATGGAATCTAATCTGGCTGAAATTGCCTTCCATCTTGTGGCTCAGATCTCTGTAATAATATTTTTTGCTAAAATAGGTGGTGAAATTTTTGAAAGATTTTTTAAGCAACCTGCTGTTCTCGGTGAACTTTTAGCAGGAGTCTTAATAAGTCCATTTTTTCTTGGTAAGCACATAAATTTACCTCATGCATCCCCCCTCTTTCCCTTGGTTAATTCAAATATACTTGGTATATCACCTGAACTTTACTCTCTTGCCCAGGTTTCTGTAATAATACTCCTTTTTATTTCAGGGGTTGAAACAGAACTTTCCCTTTTCTTAAGGTATTCTTTACCTGCCTTTATAGTAGCAGCAGGAGGAGTTATTTTCCCTTTTTTCCTTGGTAACCTTTTTACAATCTGGTTTGGTTTTGCTGATTCCTTCATGAGTCCGGAGAGTCTTTTTATGGGTGCCATTTTAACAGCCACATCCGTTGGAATAACAGCAAGAATTTTATCTGATCTCGGGAAGATTAATACTCCTGAGGGTGTTACAATACTTGCAGCTGCTGTTGTAGATGATGTTCTGGGGATTTTGGTTCTTACCATTGTAATCAGCATAATAGATATGGGTCATGTTTCAATAAATAAAGCAATCTTTATTACCTTTAAAGCAATATCCATCTGGCTTATAATTCTTATTGTTGGGATATTGATAGCAAAACCTCTCACAAAAATTTTAAAAAAACTTAAATCAGAGGGAGCTTGGCTTTCTATAATTCTTGCTCTTACTTATTTTGCCTCTTATCTTGCTGAATCCTTTGGACTTGCTATGATAATTGGAGCTTATGCAATTGGTCTTGCCTTTTCAACTACAGAATTGAAGGAAGAAATTATTGAAGATTTAAAAGGTGTTTACCACTTTCTTGTTCCTATATTCTTTGTTGTTATGGGTATGCTTGTTGATTTAAATTCAATGGGGAAATCAATTTTATTTGGTATTGTAATTACATTTATTGCAATTATAACAAAGATTTTTGGTTGTGGAATCCCTGCTCTATTAATAAGATTCAATTTTATTGGAGCATTAAGGGTTGGAACAGGTATGATACCAAGGGGTGAAGTTGCACTCATTGTGGCTGGAGTTGCTCTTTCAAGGGGTGCTATAACTCATGATATTTACGGAGTTAGTGTAATGGTAACAGCAGTTACAACTTTTCTTGCCCCAATTTTGCTTGTTCCTATTTTAAAAATAAGAAAAGAAGGAATAAGATGA
- the der gene encoding ribosome biogenesis GTPase Der: MKKIPFFVIIGRVNVGKSTLFNSIVGKNIAVTHRLPGITRDILRKRVVYDDNIFEVCDTGGLFGPEDELKEEVKSKVFKIIDEADLFLFVVDAKEGLTEGDKEIMNLLRTKNKPIYLIINKIDAKDKNLLDFYELSIPQEKIFKISATQKWGISELIESLIKEFPCKESEEKKIPVTIIGRPNVGKSSLLNSLIGEDYAIVSPVPGTTRDPVEAFKDEFIFIDTAGIRKKFNNDLEYFSYVKTSHSIDYSLIVIFVIDIREPFTKIERKIFSLIEEKGKGIIIALNKIDLLKEKEIEKIYKDLKEIYPYISYVPIILVSAKEKLGIDTLYLTIRNVWKEMNRVIKKSFLKKFLSKVVKENPPPFFIKDIREKSKIPRVYEVISEDYLPTYYIRYIKNQLRKDFGLMGVPLKILNTLY; the protein is encoded by the coding sequence GTGAAAAAAATTCCCTTTTTTGTAATTATAGGAAGGGTTAATGTAGGAAAGAGCACCCTTTTTAATTCAATAGTTGGCAAAAATATAGCTGTAACCCACAGGTTACCTGGAATTACAAGGGATATTTTAAGAAAGAGAGTTGTATATGATGACAATATTTTTGAGGTTTGTGATACAGGTGGTCTTTTTGGTCCTGAGGATGAGTTAAAAGAAGAGGTAAAATCAAAGGTTTTCAAAATAATAGATGAGGCTGACCTTTTTCTCTTTGTAGTTGACGCTAAGGAAGGTTTAACAGAGGGAGATAAAGAGATCATGAATTTGCTGAGAACTAAAAATAAACCAATCTATCTTATCATAAATAAAATAGATGCTAAAGATAAAAATCTTCTTGATTTTTATGAACTTTCAATACCTCAAGAGAAAATTTTTAAAATATCAGCTACTCAAAAGTGGGGTATTTCAGAGTTAATTGAAAGTCTAATTAAAGAGTTCCCCTGTAAGGAAAGTGAAGAGAAAAAAATTCCTGTAACAATAATCGGAAGACCAAATGTGGGGAAGTCCTCACTCTTAAATTCCCTTATAGGAGAAGATTATGCTATTGTATCACCTGTTCCAGGAACAACAAGGGACCCTGTTGAAGCTTTTAAAGATGAATTTATATTTATTGATACTGCAGGAATTAGAAAAAAATTTAATAATGATCTTGAATATTTTTCCTATGTAAAAACATCTCACTCTATTGATTACTCATTAATTGTCATATTTGTAATAGATATCCGTGAACCCTTTACAAAAATTGAAAGAAAAATTTTTTCATTAATTGAGGAAAAGGGTAAAGGTATAATTATTGCTTTGAATAAGATTGATCTTTTAAAAGAAAAAGAAATTGAAAAAATTTATAAGGATTTAAAGGAAATCTATCCCTATATTTCTTATGTTCCCATAATCCTCGTTTCTGCAAAAGAAAAGCTCGGAATTGATACTCTTTATTTAACTATAAGAAATGTCTGGAAAGAGATGAATAGAGTAATTAAAAAATCGTTTCTTAAAAAATTTTTGTCAAAAGTTGTGAAGGAAAATCCACCTCCTTTTTTTATTAAGGATATAAGAGAGAAAAGCAAAATTCCCAGAGTTTATGAAGTTATTTCAGAGGATTATTTGCCAACTTATTATATAAGATATATAAAAAATCAGTTGAGGAAAGATTTTGGTTTAATGGGGGTACCTTTAAAAATTTTGAATACTCTATATTGA